One window of the Bradyrhizobium sp. NP1 genome contains the following:
- a CDS encoding precorrin-8X methylmutase, protein MPHVYETDGAAIYRQSFATIRSEAALDRFDADEEPVVVRMIHAAGLVGLEQHIRFTPGMAGAARRALQNGAPILCDARMVSEGVTRARLPAANAVICTLADPAVPSLAKSMRNTRSAAALELWRPHLDGAVVAIGNAPTALFHLLNMLEHCDCPRPAAIIGCPVGFVGAAESKAALIGNPPAPALTVEGRLGGSAITVAAVNALASRSE, encoded by the coding sequence ATGCCCCATGTCTACGAGACCGATGGTGCTGCGATCTATCGCCAGTCCTTTGCCACCATCCGGAGCGAAGCGGCGCTCGACCGCTTTGATGCCGATGAGGAGCCCGTGGTGGTGCGCATGATCCACGCCGCCGGCCTGGTCGGCCTCGAACAACACATTCGTTTCACGCCGGGGATGGCCGGCGCGGCACGCCGCGCCTTGCAAAATGGCGCGCCGATCCTGTGCGACGCGCGCATGGTCTCGGAAGGCGTCACACGCGCGCGTCTGCCGGCGGCGAATGCCGTTATCTGCACGCTCGCTGATCCGGCGGTGCCGTCGCTTGCGAAATCCATGCGTAACACGCGCTCGGCCGCGGCGCTGGAATTGTGGCGGCCTCATCTCGATGGCGCGGTGGTGGCGATCGGCAACGCGCCGACCGCGCTGTTCCATCTGCTCAACATGCTGGAGCATTGCGATTGTCCACGGCCGGCCGCGATCATCGGCTGTCCGGTCGGCTTCGTCGGCGCCGCCGAGTCCAAGGCCGCGCTGATCGGCAATCCTCCGGCGCCAGCGCTCACCGTCGAAGGCCGCCTTGGCGGCTCGGCCATCACGGTCGCCGCCGTCAACGCGCTGGCGTCGAGGAGCGAGTAG
- the cobD gene encoding threonine-phosphate decarboxylase CobD, translating to MPGHGGNLDLALQRFGGHADDWIDLSTGINRRAYPLPGLSTHAWTALPLRSDIARLHRAAREAYGTQAPVLAVSGAQSAIQLLPGIAPRGRARVLSPTYGEFSHAFSVAGWDVDEVSDLAALAGADLAVVVNPNNPDGRRHAPDELLALASRVGRLVVDESFADPTPDLSLAREAGRPGLLVLRSFGKFYGLAGLRLGFVLGSAADIASLSAMAGPWPVSGPAIEVGCRALLDRGWAAATTARLQRECVRLDTIALSRGWALVGGTSLFRLYHTGDAAAAQAQLARAHIWSRIFEKNPAWLRLGLPGNETEWERVAAALAA from the coding sequence ATGCCCGGGCATGGTGGAAATCTCGATCTGGCCTTGCAGCGCTTCGGCGGCCACGCCGACGACTGGATCGATCTGTCGACCGGCATCAACCGGCGGGCTTATCCGCTGCCGGGCTTGAGCACGCACGCCTGGACCGCGCTGCCCTTGCGATCCGACATCGCGCGGCTGCATCGCGCTGCGCGAGAAGCCTATGGAACGCAGGCGCCGGTTCTGGCGGTGAGCGGCGCACAGAGCGCGATCCAGTTGCTGCCGGGGATCGCGCCGCGCGGCCGCGCGCGGGTGCTGTCGCCGACCTATGGCGAGTTCTCGCACGCGTTCTCGGTCGCCGGCTGGGACGTAGACGAGGTTTCCGATCTCGCCGCGCTCGCGGGCGCCGATCTTGCCGTTGTCGTCAATCCCAACAATCCCGATGGGCGGCGCCATGCGCCGGATGAATTGCTGGCGCTGGCTTCACGCGTCGGCCGGCTCGTGGTCGATGAGAGCTTTGCGGACCCGACGCCGGACTTGTCGCTGGCGCGCGAAGCCGGACGGCCCGGCCTCCTCGTCCTGCGTTCGTTCGGCAAGTTCTATGGGCTCGCTGGTTTGCGGCTTGGCTTCGTGCTCGGCAGCGCAGCCGATATCGCGTCGCTCTCGGCCATGGCCGGCCCGTGGCCGGTGTCGGGGCCGGCGATCGAGGTCGGCTGTCGCGCGCTGCTTGATCGCGGCTGGGCCGCGGCAACGACCGCTCGCCTGCAACGCGAATGCGTCAGGCTCGATACGATCGCGCTGTCGCGAGGGTGGGCGCTGGTCGGCGGCACGTCGCTGTTCCGCCTCTATCACACCGGTGATGCGGCCGCCGCGCAGGCTCAGCTTGCACGCGCACATATCTGGTCGCGGATCTTCGAGAAAAATCCGGCCTGGCTGCGGCTTGGCTTGCCGGGCAACGAGACCGAGTGGGAGCGCGTTGCCGCGGCGCTCGCAGCCTGA
- the cobW gene encoding cobalamin biosynthesis protein CobW encodes MNSLAKVPVTVITGFLGSGKTTLIRHLIANANGRKLAVLVNEFGSVGVDGEILKSCADADCPAENIIELANGCICCTVADDFIPAIEQLLSRRVKPDHILIETSGLALPKPLLKAFDWPDIRSRITVDGVIALADAEAVAAGRFAPDPDAVEAQRAADDNLDHETPLSEVFEDQIACADIVLLTKTDLTDEAGLEAARAAISAEMPRAVPMLPIVDGAIDTRVILGLEAAAEDDLAARPSHHDGEEEHEHDDFNSVVVELGEVGDVDALVGAIQRLAREQNVLRAKGYIAIAGKPMRLLVQAVGERVRHQFDKPWGARSRRSRLVLIGERADIDAPEIRRALETSGFAIAGFAT; translated from the coding sequence GTGAATTCCCTTGCCAAGGTTCCAGTGACCGTCATCACCGGCTTTCTCGGGTCGGGCAAGACCACGCTGATCCGTCATCTGATCGCCAATGCCAACGGCCGCAAGCTCGCGGTGCTCGTCAACGAGTTCGGCAGCGTCGGCGTCGACGGCGAGATTCTGAAATCCTGCGCCGATGCCGATTGCCCGGCCGAGAACATCATCGAGCTCGCCAATGGCTGCATCTGCTGCACGGTGGCCGACGATTTCATTCCGGCGATCGAGCAGCTCCTCTCGCGCCGCGTGAAGCCCGATCACATCCTGATCGAGACCTCGGGCCTTGCGCTGCCCAAGCCGTTGTTGAAGGCGTTCGACTGGCCGGACATCCGCTCACGCATCACGGTCGACGGCGTGATCGCGCTGGCCGACGCGGAGGCCGTGGCGGCGGGACGCTTTGCGCCCGATCCCGATGCGGTCGAAGCGCAGCGCGCGGCCGACGACAATCTCGATCACGAGACGCCGCTGTCCGAAGTGTTCGAGGATCAGATCGCATGCGCTGATATCGTGCTGCTCACCAAGACCGATCTGACGGACGAAGCCGGGCTCGAAGCGGCGAGAGCGGCGATCTCAGCGGAGATGCCGCGCGCGGTTCCGATGCTGCCCATCGTCGACGGCGCGATCGACACGCGGGTGATCCTCGGCCTTGAAGCCGCGGCGGAGGATGATCTCGCCGCACGCCCCTCGCATCACGACGGCGAGGAGGAGCATGAGCACGACGATTTCAATTCCGTGGTCGTCGAGCTTGGCGAGGTCGGCGATGTCGATGCGTTGGTCGGTGCCATTCAGCGCCTGGCGCGCGAGCAGAACGTGCTGCGCGCCAAAGGCTATATCGCTATCGCGGGCAAGCCGATGCGGCTGCTGGTGCAGGCGGTCGGCGAGCGCGTGCGGCATCAGTTCGACAAGCCCTGGGGCGCGCGGTCGCGGCGCTCAAGGCTGGTTCTGATCGGCGAGCGTGCCGATATCGATGCGCCGGAAATCAGGAGGGCGCTCGAGACGTCTGGATTTGCGATTGCGGGATTTGCCACCTGA
- a CDS encoding DUF1636 domain-containing protein, giving the protein MTVTLHVCITCRAGETIPEGQPTPGARLRDAIVEAGVPSGVHLVPVECLSACSQGCSVALSAPGRWSYVYGRLSAVNAPDVVAGAAAYAAAPDGIVPWRTRPEIFRKQSLARIPPIPALPEAAE; this is encoded by the coding sequence ATGACCGTCACGCTTCACGTCTGCATCACTTGCCGCGCCGGCGAAACGATTCCCGAAGGACAGCCCACGCCGGGCGCGCGCCTGCGCGACGCCATTGTCGAGGCCGGCGTGCCATCCGGCGTTCACCTGGTGCCGGTCGAATGCCTGTCCGCCTGCAGCCAGGGCTGCTCGGTCGCGCTCAGCGCGCCGGGCCGCTGGTCCTATGTCTATGGCCGCTTGTCTGCCGTCAACGCGCCTGACGTCGTCGCGGGTGCGGCGGCCTATGCGGCCGCGCCCGACGGCATCGTGCCCTGGCGCACGCGCCCCGAAATCTTCCGCAAGCAATCGCTTGCCCGCATCCCGCCCATACCTGCCCTGCCGGAGGCCGCCGAGTGA
- the cobN gene encoding cobaltochelatase subunit CobN: protein MHVVFRESRGLEETATPRDLGQDPAELVALSFSDSDLAVFAAGWRRGRASLPSLRLANLADLRHPLSVDTYIERTLSHARGVLVRLIGGESYWQYGLAALHELAKQRNIALAVLPADGRDDFRLDALSTLPVSTLRRLKALCDKGGATAAQAAIAQLALAAGLYAGPVIGEIDIPQTGFYDPQRGVLAALPDCGERPFALVTFYRSYLAAADTGPVDALIRALRQRGFASHGAFVPSLKAPGVPAWLEDHLAHRPPALIVNATAFSATGDDGTTPFDFTACPVFQVALSTARRTDWEESLRGLSPADLAMHVVLPEVDGRLLAGVVSFKSAEARDADLQFARLAHQPDEERVQAAVERIATWHRLADKPACDKTVAIVLSTYPGRPHQIAHAVGLDALASVEALISDLDAAGFDVGLRAQLDEALQKETLTWRLADYQSALATLPQSLQDELAAAWGAPGDDPDCRGGQFHFAAIRSGRIIIALQPERGAIGDRTAEYHDLSRTPRHAYVAFYLWLRQQGVDAVVHMGAHGTLEWLPGKSVALSASCWPDALIGDLPVIYPFIVNDPGEAAQAKRRIGAVTIGHLPPPLVKAVLPEGLHRLERLLDEYSTADGLDPARRTRLIDAIRDEARAAGLDHDLGLAAAAAPAEAIPRIDRFVCDLKESQFGDGLHIFGRGECGEAERDALLAALAGRRVAPGPAGSPHRGRRDVLPTGRNLFAVDPRAVPTRSAHGQGIKLAEELLRRHLQDHGDWPKGLVVDLWGSATMRTAGEDFAMALQLAGVTPRWDEASGRSTGFEIIPLAELGRPRIDVTLRVSGLFRDVFIGLAQLFEAAAEALSERDWEGGDNPYSCRIARVFGPEPGHYGVGMAGMLDVFTPESREAAGEAWLAASSWALTADGGIAPDRAGIEARLTAADAFIHVQDLPETDLLLAADYAAHEAGIAAAARKLGAGALSLYHVDATRADAPQARSLTEEIARVVRSRAANPAWIAGMMRHGFRGAAEITATLEHMAAFAHLAGAVPAHLFDLYFDATLGHDDVRAFMQRENPAALAALESCFQRLCEAQLWTTRRNSIAVALKEAS from the coding sequence ATGCATGTCGTCTTTCGCGAGAGCCGCGGGCTTGAGGAGACCGCGACGCCAAGGGATCTCGGCCAGGACCCGGCCGAGCTCGTGGCGCTCTCGTTTTCCGACAGCGATCTCGCCGTCTTTGCCGCCGGCTGGCGGCGCGGCCGAGCCAGTCTGCCCTCGCTGCGGCTCGCCAACCTCGCGGACCTCCGCCATCCGCTGTCGGTCGACACCTATATCGAGCGGACGTTGTCGCATGCGCGCGGCGTGCTGGTGCGCCTGATCGGCGGCGAGTCCTACTGGCAGTATGGTCTGGCCGCGCTGCATGAGCTCGCGAAACAACGCAACATCGCGCTGGCCGTGCTCCCTGCCGACGGCCGCGACGATTTTCGCCTCGACGCACTCTCGACGCTTCCGGTCTCGACGCTGCGCCGGCTGAAAGCGCTGTGCGACAAGGGCGGTGCCACGGCCGCGCAGGCCGCGATCGCGCAGCTCGCGCTGGCGGCGGGCCTTTATGCGGGACCGGTGATCGGCGAAATCGATATTCCCCAAACGGGTTTCTACGATCCGCAGCGGGGCGTGCTCGCCGCATTACCCGATTGCGGCGAACGCCCGTTCGCGCTCGTCACCTTCTACAGGTCGTATCTCGCCGCCGCCGACACCGGTCCGGTCGACGCGCTGATCAGGGCCTTGCGGCAAAGGGGCTTTGCCAGCCATGGCGCCTTCGTGCCGTCACTCAAGGCGCCCGGCGTCCCGGCATGGCTTGAGGACCATCTCGCACATCGTCCGCCTGCACTGATTGTCAATGCCACGGCATTTTCAGCGACCGGCGACGATGGGACGACGCCCTTCGACTTCACCGCCTGTCCGGTGTTCCAGGTGGCGCTGTCGACGGCCCGGCGCACGGATTGGGAAGAGTCTCTGCGCGGGCTCTCGCCGGCCGACCTCGCTATGCATGTGGTGTTGCCTGAAGTCGATGGGCGGCTGCTCGCCGGTGTCGTCAGCTTCAAATCGGCCGAAGCGCGTGACGCGGACCTGCAATTCGCCCGGCTGGCGCATCAGCCTGACGAGGAACGTGTCCAGGCCGCCGTCGAACGGATCGCGACGTGGCATCGGTTGGCGGACAAGCCCGCGTGCGACAAGACCGTCGCGATCGTGCTGTCGACCTATCCGGGACGGCCGCATCAGATCGCGCACGCGGTCGGGCTCGACGCGCTGGCTTCCGTCGAAGCCCTGATCTCCGATCTCGACGCCGCCGGTTTCGATGTCGGGCTGCGCGCGCAGTTGGATGAAGCCTTGCAGAAGGAGACGCTGACGTGGCGTCTTGCCGACTATCAGTCGGCGCTGGCGACGCTGCCGCAATCGCTGCAGGACGAACTTGCCGCCGCTTGGGGCGCGCCCGGGGATGATCCTGACTGCCGCGGCGGCCAGTTTCATTTCGCCGCGATCCGCAGCGGCCGGATCATCATCGCGCTGCAACCGGAACGCGGCGCGATCGGCGATCGCACCGCTGAGTATCATGATCTGTCGCGCACGCCGCGCCACGCCTATGTCGCGTTCTATCTGTGGCTCCGGCAGCAGGGTGTTGATGCCGTCGTCCATATGGGCGCGCATGGCACGCTCGAATGGCTGCCGGGTAAGTCGGTGGCGCTGTCGGCCTCATGCTGGCCGGACGCGCTGATCGGCGATCTGCCGGTGATCTATCCCTTCATCGTCAACGATCCCGGCGAGGCGGCGCAGGCCAAGCGGCGCATCGGCGCGGTCACGATCGGCCACCTGCCGCCGCCGCTGGTCAAGGCAGTGCTGCCGGAGGGCCTGCACCGGCTCGAGCGGCTGCTCGATGAATATTCCACGGCTGATGGTCTCGACCCGGCGCGGCGCACGCGCTTGATCGACGCGATCCGTGATGAAGCGCGCGCCGCGGGTCTCGACCATGATCTTGGCCTTGCCGCCGCGGCGGCGCCCGCCGAAGCCATCCCGCGCATCGACCGCTTCGTCTGCGATCTCAAGGAAAGCCAGTTCGGCGACGGCCTACATATTTTCGGTCGCGGCGAGTGCGGTGAGGCGGAGCGGGATGCGCTGCTTGCGGCGCTGGCTGGCAGGCGCGTGGCGCCGGGCCCCGCCGGCTCGCCGCATCGTGGGCGGCGCGACGTGCTGCCGACCGGACGCAATCTCTTCGCGGTCGATCCGCGCGCAGTGCCGACGCGCTCGGCGCACGGGCAGGGCATCAAGCTCGCCGAGGAACTGCTGCGCCGCCATCTGCAGGATCATGGCGACTGGCCGAAGGGCCTTGTCGTCGATCTCTGGGGCTCCGCGACGATGCGCACCGCCGGCGAGGATTTTGCGATGGCCTTGCAGCTCGCCGGCGTCACCCCACGCTGGGACGAGGCGTCCGGCCGCTCGACCGGGTTCGAGATCATTCCGCTCGCCGAGCTCGGACGGCCCCGCATCGACGTGACGTTGCGCGTCTCCGGCCTGTTCCGCGATGTCTTCATCGGCCTTGCCCAACTCTTCGAGGCGGCCGCCGAAGCGCTGTCCGAGCGCGACTGGGAAGGCGGGGACAATCCCTATTCCTGCCGCATCGCGCGCGTATTCGGTCCCGAGCCTGGTCACTATGGCGTTGGCATGGCCGGCATGCTCGATGTGTTCACTCCGGAATCGCGCGAGGCGGCCGGCGAGGCCTGGCTTGCGGCTTCGTCCTGGGCGCTCACGGCCGACGGCGGGATCGCGCCCGACCGCGCCGGCATCGAGGCACGGCTTACTGCGGCCGATGCTTTCATTCATGTGCAGGACCTGCCAGAGACGGATTTGCTGCTGGCCGCCGATTATGCCGCGCATGAAGCGGGGATCGCGGCGGCGGCGCGGAAACTCGGCGCGGGTGCGCTATCGCTCTATCACGTCGATGCCACGCGCGCGGATGCGCCGCAGGCGCGGTCGCTGACCGAAGAAATCGCGCGCGTCGTGCGGTCGCGCGCCGCCAACCCCGCCTGGATCGCCGGGATGATGCGGCACGGCTTTCGTGGCGCTGCCGAAATCACGGCAACGCTCGAGCACATGGCGGCCTTCGCGCATCTCGCCGGTGCGGTGCCGGCGCATCTCTTTGATCTTTATTTCGACGCGACGCTCGGCCATGACGACGTCCGCGCTTTCATGCAGCGCGAGAATCCGGCGGCACTCGCCGCGCTGGAAAGCTGCTTCCAACGGCTTTGCGAGGCACAACTCTGGACGACGCGGCGCAACTCGATCGCAGTCGCGCTGAAGGAGGCCTCATGA
- a CDS encoding cobyric acid synthase, with amino-acid sequence MARALMIQGAGSDVGKSLVVAGLARAATRRGKSVLPFKPQNMSNNAAVTVDGGEIGRAQALQALAAGAEPHTDMNPVLLKPETDVGSQVIVQGRRVATLRARDYAAMKPSLMAPVLESFQRLKDRADLVLVEGAGSAAEINLRKADIANMGFARKADVPVILVGDIDRGGVIAQLVGIKAVIDPDDAAMIEGFIINKFRGDPALFDDGYRAIEARTGWRGFGVLPYFARAAELPAEDALGLSGATKPGKCRIAFLALSRIANFDDLDPLKLEPEVDLVMVRPGEAIPGDAKLVILPGTKSTRGDLAFLRKQGWDIDLIAHHRRGGHVLGLCGGYQMLGHSVADPEGIEGPAGETQGLGLLDVTTVMTPQKTLTRVAAVHAPTRLPIEAYEIHIGRTDGADRARPFAILDGTPEGAMSGDSRVHGSYLHGLFGSDAFRKAFLAQLGIPASDLHFRDKVEGALDALADHVEAHLDVEGLLALAR; translated from the coding sequence ATGGCGCGCGCATTGATGATCCAGGGCGCAGGCTCCGATGTCGGCAAGTCGCTGGTCGTCGCCGGCCTTGCCCGCGCCGCGACGCGCCGGGGCAAAAGCGTGCTTCCGTTCAAGCCGCAGAACATGTCGAACAACGCGGCGGTCACGGTCGACGGCGGCGAGATCGGGCGCGCCCAGGCGCTGCAGGCGCTCGCCGCAGGCGCCGAGCCGCACACCGACATGAATCCGGTGCTGCTGAAGCCCGAAACCGATGTCGGCTCGCAGGTCATCGTGCAGGGACGCCGCGTCGCGACACTGCGCGCGCGCGACTATGCGGCCATGAAGCCGTCGCTGATGGCGCCTGTCCTGGAAAGCTTCCAGCGCCTGAAGGATCGCGCCGACCTGGTGCTCGTCGAAGGCGCCGGCAGCGCCGCGGAAATCAACCTGCGCAAGGCCGATATCGCCAATATGGGCTTTGCGCGCAAGGCGGATGTGCCTGTCATCCTGGTCGGCGACATCGATCGCGGCGGCGTCATCGCGCAGCTCGTCGGCATCAAGGCTGTGATCGACCCCGATGACGCCGCGATGATCGAAGGCTTCATCATCAACAAGTTCCGCGGCGATCCGGCGCTGTTCGACGACGGCTATCGGGCGATCGAAGCGCGCACCGGCTGGCGCGGATTTGGCGTGCTGCCGTATTTCGCCCGTGCCGCCGAGCTGCCGGCCGAGGACGCGCTGGGGCTGTCAGGCGCGACCAAGCCCGGCAAATGCAGGATTGCTTTTCTGGCGCTGTCGCGGATCGCGAATTTCGACGACCTCGATCCGCTCAAGCTCGAACCCGAGGTCGACCTCGTGATGGTGCGGCCGGGCGAAGCGATCCCGGGTGATGCGAAACTGGTCATCCTGCCGGGCACGAAGTCGACGCGCGGCGATCTCGCCTTCCTGCGCAAACAAGGCTGGGACATCGATCTCATTGCCCATCATCGCCGCGGCGGCCATGTGCTCGGCCTGTGCGGCGGCTACCAGATGCTGGGACACAGCGTCGCCGATCCCGAAGGGATCGAAGGGCCGGCGGGCGAAACGCAAGGCCTCGGCCTGCTCGATGTGACGACTGTCATGACGCCGCAGAAGACGCTGACCCGTGTTGCGGCCGTTCACGCCCCGACCCGGCTGCCAATCGAAGCCTATGAAATCCATATCGGACGCACCGACGGGGCGGATCGCGCCCGGCCCTTTGCCATTCTCGACGGCACGCCGGAAGGCGCGATGTCGGGCGATAGCCGCGTGCATGGCAGCTACCTGCACGGGCTGTTTGGTTCGGATGCGTTCCGCAAGGCCTTTCTGGCGCAGCTCGGGATTCCTGCATCCGACCTGCACTTTCGCGACAAGGTCGAAGGCGCGCTCGATGCGCTCGCCGATCACGTCGAGGCGCATCTCGACGTCGAAGGCCTCCTGGCCCTCGCCCGCTAA
- a CDS encoding precorrin-2 C(20)-methyltransferase, translating into MGRIVCCGLGPGDPDLISVRADREIRAAKHVAYFRKKGHPGQARTIVEGMLATDVSEYPMEYPLTTEMPFDDPEYARVLAAFYDQWAERLARLAREADVVVLCEGDPYFYGSFMHLHARLQNRAAIEVIAGIPGMVGCWNAVGQPIALGDDVTTVLMGTLPEEELERRARSSDALVIMKTGRNLDKIRRALEAAGRLDAAWLVERGTMRGERVARLANAEASDCPYFAIVLVHGRGRPAERAE; encoded by the coding sequence ATGGGGCGCATCGTCTGCTGCGGGCTCGGTCCCGGCGATCCCGACCTGATCAGCGTGCGGGCCGATCGCGAGATCCGCGCGGCGAAGCATGTGGCCTATTTCCGCAAGAAGGGGCATCCCGGCCAGGCTCGAACTATCGTCGAGGGAATGCTGGCCACCGATGTCAGCGAATATCCGATGGAATATCCGCTCACCACGGAGATGCCGTTCGACGACCCGGAATATGCGCGGGTGCTCGCCGCCTTCTACGATCAATGGGCCGAACGCCTGGCGCGGCTCGCGCGCGAGGCGGATGTCGTCGTGCTTTGTGAGGGCGATCCTTATTTCTACGGCTCCTTCATGCATCTCCACGCGCGCCTGCAGAACCGCGCCGCGATCGAGGTGATCGCCGGGATTCCCGGCATGGTCGGCTGCTGGAATGCGGTGGGGCAGCCGATTGCGCTCGGCGACGACGTCACCACCGTGCTGATGGGCACGCTGCCTGAGGAGGAACTGGAGCGGCGCGCGCGTTCGTCCGACGCGCTCGTGATCATGAAGACCGGACGCAACCTGGACAAGATCCGCCGCGCGCTCGAAGCCGCGGGCCGGCTCGACGCCGCGTGGCTGGTCGAGCGCGGAACCATGCGGGGCGAGCGCGTCGCGCGGCTTGCGAATGCGGAAGCGTCCGACTGTCCGTATTTCGCGATTGTTCTCGTCCATGGCCGCGGCAGGCCGGCGGAGCGCGCCGAATGA
- the cobO gene encoding cob(I)yrinic acid a,c-diamide adenosyltransferase, with amino-acid sequence MVSESDTAGNEGTLVSDTSLDAHHAERMAKKKAARDRMMATKSGEKGLIIVHTGAGKGKSSSAFGMILRCVAHGFPCAVVQFIKGAWDTGERRLLTGHFADLCQFHAMGEGFTWETQDRARDIAAARAGWEKAKQLIADPTLRMVVLDEINIALRYDYLDVSEVVEFLKNEKPAMTHVVLTGRNAKQELIDAADLVTEMTLVKHPFRSGIKAQPGVEF; translated from the coding sequence ATGGTCTCCGAATCGGATACCGCCGGGAACGAAGGAACGCTCGTCTCCGACACGTCGCTCGACGCGCATCACGCCGAACGGATGGCGAAGAAAAAGGCCGCCCGCGACCGCATGATGGCGACCAAGAGCGGCGAAAAGGGACTGATCATCGTTCACACCGGCGCGGGAAAGGGAAAATCCTCCTCAGCCTTCGGCATGATCCTGCGCTGCGTGGCGCACGGCTTCCCGTGCGCGGTCGTGCAGTTCATCAAGGGAGCATGGGATACCGGCGAGCGGCGCCTCTTGACCGGACATTTCGCCGACCTGTGTCAGTTCCACGCCATGGGCGAAGGTTTTACCTGGGAAACGCAGGACCGCGCCCGCGACATCGCGGCCGCCCGAGCCGGTTGGGAAAAGGCCAAGCAATTGATCGCCGATCCCACCTTGCGCATGGTCGTGCTCGACGAGATCAACATTGCGCTCCGCTACGATTACCTCGATGTCAGCGAAGTGGTTGAATTCCTGAAGAACGAAAAGCCGGCGATGACGCATGTCGTCCTCACCGGCCGCAACGCCAAGCAGGAACTGATCGACGCGGCCGATCTCGTCACCGAGATGACGCTGGTGAAGCATCCGTTCCGCTCCGGCATCAAGGCGCAGCCCGGCGTCGAATTCTGA
- the cobG gene encoding precorrin-3B synthase yields the protein MTAALVKGWCPGAWRPMQSGDGLLVRIRPRGGRLDPRQAAGLAELAARHGNGLIDVTIRANLQVRGVSEQSHPALIEGLAELGLLDPDPESEARRNVLVTPFWRAGDGIYPLACELEQALTAASFDLPAKFGFAVDCGAQRLLAGSSADIRIERAATGGLIVRADGAPLGLPVARQEAVEGALKLAEWFAADGGAAGGRGRMAAHLGSGAKLPGGLAGAIKPAGVAPLPGPALCEAGAIVGAAFGQLDHAALRCLAESANGLRVTPWRMILAEAMTEMPHHAGLVTDARDPILRVVACSGAPACQSAHADTRSLAARLAPQLAPGARLHVSGCAKGCAHRGAQSVTLVATSQGFDLIRDGSPQAAPVLRGLSIERMLHEPSLLMGAR from the coding sequence ATGACGGCCGCTTTGGTCAAGGGCTGGTGTCCCGGCGCGTGGCGGCCGATGCAATCGGGCGATGGCCTGCTGGTGCGCATCCGGCCGCGTGGCGGCAGGCTCGATCCGCGACAGGCCGCAGGGCTTGCCGAGCTGGCCGCGCGTCACGGCAACGGGCTGATCGATGTCACGATCCGGGCCAATTTGCAGGTCAGGGGCGTGAGCGAGCAAAGCCATCCAGCGTTGATCGAGGGACTGGCCGAGCTTGGCTTGCTTGATCCGGATCCGGAGTCGGAAGCGCGACGCAACGTGCTGGTGACGCCGTTCTGGCGCGCAGGCGACGGCATCTATCCGCTCGCTTGCGAGCTTGAGCAGGCGCTGACAGCAGCATCATTTGACCTGCCGGCCAAATTCGGCTTCGCGGTCGATTGCGGGGCGCAACGCCTGCTGGCGGGTAGCTCCGCCGACATCCGCATCGAACGCGCCGCGACGGGCGGGCTGATCGTGCGCGCCGACGGCGCGCCGCTTGGGTTGCCGGTGGCGCGGCAGGAGGCGGTCGAGGGTGCGCTGAAACTGGCGGAGTGGTTCGCCGCGGACGGCGGCGCCGCAGGCGGGCGAGGGCGGATGGCGGCCCATCTCGGCAGTGGCGCGAAGTTGCCGGGAGGCCTTGCCGGCGCGATCAAGCCTGCCGGCGTGGCGCCATTGCCCGGTCCGGCACTTTGCGAGGCTGGCGCGATTGTCGGCGCGGCGTTTGGGCAGCTCGACCATGCGGCGCTGAGATGTCTCGCTGAATCCGCGAATGGCTTGCGGGTCACGCCGTGGCGGATGATCCTGGCGGAGGCGATGACGGAGATGCCGCACCATGCAGGGCTCGTGACGGACGCGCGCGATCCGATCCTGCGTGTCGTCGCCTGCAGCGGCGCGCCGGCCTGCCAGTCGGCGCATGCCGACACGCGGTCGCTCGCGGCGCGGCTTGCGCCGCAACTGGCTCCCGGCGCGCGGCTTCATGTTTCCGGCTGCGCCAAGGGCTGCGCGCATCGCGGGGCGCAGTCGGTCACGCTGGTCGCGACGAGCCAGGGATTTGATCTCATTCGCGACGGGTCACCGCAGGCGGCCCCTGTCTTGCGCGGATTGAGCATCGAGCGAATGCTGCACGAACCCTCGCTGCTGATGGGAGCGCGCTGA